The Anolis carolinensis isolate JA03-04 chromosome 2, rAnoCar3.1.pri, whole genome shotgun sequence genome has a window encoding:
- the LOC134295914 gene encoding uncharacterized protein LOC134295914, giving the protein MVLSDPARDERKQHLVLRDQGAWEGRSGTPSPACLPACLGLGRSSPSSPASPTGGDVLREPSADQSAAASGSSLAGGTALPGWGRRARRSQEEPAVLSLSIDPSLSSLASLPSTKGIGRAAAPLEGLLPAVLLLLPLLLLLQGENNEGGRGARRLPGALYTNRGGVRLSEAQLRTLAASSAAAASAPIPPHSRRLLWAKRTGGPRTPHPALSLVHLRGDAVEEEGEEEEEEEERFGGKGSPSPGAKRGRPRRKERRRITSQSPKVQNLTIVGFKSERWALPQAWKRSGFPA; this is encoded by the exons ATGGTCCTTTCGGATCCCGCGAGGGACGAGAG AAAGCAACACCTTGTCCTCAGAGATCAAGGAGCGTGGGAAGGAAGGTCGGGGACACCCTCccccgcctgcctgcctgcctgcctgggacTGGGTCGCTCGTCTCCCTCTTCTCCCGCCTCGCCTACTGGTGGAGACGTCCTAAGAGAGCCGAGCGCGGACCAGAGTGCTGCCGCGAGTGGGTCATCGCTCGCGGGAGGGACTGCGCTGCCTGGGTGGGGAAGGCGGGCGAGGAGAAGCCAGGAGGAGCCCGCGGTTCTCTCTCTCTCGATCgatccctctctctcttctctggCTTCCCTTCCGTCTACCAAGGGGATCGGGAGAGCCGCTGCGCCTCTTGAGGGGCTGCTCCCCGCGGTGCTGCTCCTGCTcccgctcctgctgctgctgcagggAGAGAACAATGAAGGAGGCAGAGGCGCCCGCCGGCTGCCAGGCGCGCTGTATACAAACAGAGGCGGCGTGCGCCTGTCTGAAGCACAGCTCCGCACTCTGgccgcctcctccgccgccgccgcctccgccccGATCCCGCCTCACAGCCGCCGCCTCCTTTGGGCCAAGAGGACGGGAGGACCGCGGACACCACACCCAGCCCTCTCATTGGTCCATCTTCGGGGCGACGCggtggaagaggagggggaggaagaagaagaagaggaggagaggttTGGAGGCAAAGGCAGCCCATCTCCAGGCGCCAAACGTGGGAGaccaaggaggaaagaaaggaggcgAATTACCAGCCAATCCCCCAAAGTACAGA ACCTAACCATTGTGGGCTTCAAGTCAGAAAGATGGGCTTTGCCTCAAGCCTGGAAGAG atCCGGATTCCCTGCTTAG